Part of the Virgibacillus necropolis genome, ATTGCTTGAAACCTTATCTTCTCGTTCTAAAAAACGATAAAAACTGCGCATACTAGAAATTAACCTTGATACAGTGCGTCTACTTAACTTCTTGTCATATAAAGAAGTTAAAAAAACACGAATTAAACGATAATCAACATCAGCTAGGTTTTCAATTCCTTCAACCATTAAAAATTGATTAAAAGTTTCCAGATCATTCAGATAATACTTTACAGTATATGGAGATGCATTTTTTTCAATTTGTAAATATTCCATGAATGCTTCGTTAAATTGTTTTAAATGATACAATACGTCACCCCATTAATCAGCGAATAAATCATATCACATTCGATTGCATAGCGCAATAAATTTAACAAAATTGTAACAAAATTCAGAATTGACCCTTATCCTCATGTTGTTATATACTTCGGATCTACCTTGCCATTTCTGCATCTATTCACGTGAACATTCAATGAATTTTTAGAGTATACGAACAAAGTTATCTCAACTAATTATTGTCCACAACTAAACTCCCTTCCACCACTGTCAAGTAAATAAGCTTTCCAATACGTAATTATATCTTCTTCAAATATAATAGTCAATTTTCAACAATTCACGTATTCGAAGAAGTTACAAAGCTTAAATAAATGTGAAAGGGAGTTTCTATATTTATTGACAAATAATTAGTTTAATAACCCTATTTCAGCGATTTTTTCTTTAGTAGTTGAAGTGCCTAGATCATATACCTTTTGATAGATTCTAACTAAATACTCATCGTATTTGTTTCTTTTATCGTCTGCACCCCATTCATCAAATGGTTTACCTATATATTCGACCGCTTGTTTTCCTTTTTTTCTCTTCTCCATAAATAACATCTCAACTTCTTTGATTTCATCGGCATCAGCATAAATCTCATATTCAATACCACTATCGGGGATTGACATTTCGCGAATATCTTCTGTATCAACAGTTACAAAATATTGTTTTCTTGCATTCATCATTATAACCTCCTCTACTTAGGTAGTTTTCCCTTTTCATTGAAGTTAAAACTTGTAAGAAAAGCGCAAGAGCCCGTTTAGCGACGTATGGACTGCGCCCGTGCAACACGGGTGGTTCGATTTTGGCGCGCAAAGCGGCGGTCTTAATCGGACATTCTTCCACAGGAGATTAGATGAACTTGACTTATCGCCCACAAAGGCGAAAGTCAAAGAGAATCTTATGCTGTGATGAAGTGAAAAAGAAACATGCCCCTGCAACAGGGGTATGCCGACGCCTGAGCGCAAGCCCGCTTTTAGTCAGCCTTCCTTTTACTGCGAACCGATGTTAACTTATCGTACGGAGGTAAAGGAAGTCCACTAGTCGCTTTAGCGCTGGAGCTAGACAGATAAACGCCAAAACTTTTCGCCTTCATTAAGTAGAACAATAAAGAACTGTCCGCCTTGAACAGTTCTACATTATTTTGCCTTGTGTTCATTTTTAGTTTTGTGTCTTTTCTTTATAATCACAGTTTGTACATTGAATCTGTGTCTCTTTCTTACTTTTCTTCTCTACTAACAATGATTCACACTTCGGACATGGTCGTGAAATCGGCTTATCCCATGAAACAAAGTCACATTCTGGGAACCTGTCACATCCATAAAATGTACGTTTCTTTTTCGATTTTCTTTCAACTACATTTCCTTCTTTACATTTCGGACATTTCACACCAATTTCTTTAAGAATAGGCTTTGTATTTCTGCATTCAGGAAAATTGGAACAAGCAAGAAATTTTCCATAGCGACCCATTTTATATACCATTTCATGCCCACAATTTTCACAATCAATTCCAGCTGGCTCATCTTTAATTTCAATTTTTTCCATTTCTTTTTCCGCAACTTCTAGACGTTTGTTAAAGTCTACATAAAAACCATCTAGGATAGAAACCCAATTGTTTTTCCCGTCCTCAATGGAGTCCAGATCCCCTTCCATTTTCACAGTGAAGTCTACGTCAATTATTTCCGGGAAAAATTCCTGAAGTAATTCTATCACGATACTTCCTAGTTCAGTTGGAATAAACCGTTTATTATCAATGCTTACATATCCTCTACGCTGAATCGTATCAAGAGTTGGAGCGAATGTTGACGGTCGTCCAATACCTTGTTCTTCCATCGCTCTTACAAGTCTTGCTTCTGTAAATCTTGGAGGTGGCTGTGTGAAATGCTGATTTGGATCAATATCATTCGCCGTCACTTCCATACCTTCTTTTAAATCAGGCAAATACTTGTTTTCTTCTTTCTTGTTGTCGTCTGTTCCTTCAATGTAAACAGACATAAATCCTTTAAATTTAATTTTTGAACCCGTGGCACGGAACTCAACTCCATTATTCAATAAATGAACGGTCATTGTATCCATAACTGCTGGTGCCATTTGACTTGATACAAAACGTTCCCATATTAATTTATAAAGTTTAAATTGGTCTCTTGATAATATTGCTTTTAACGATTTCGGGTCACGTGTAACAGAAGTGGGTCTGATTGCCTCGTGGGCATCTTGAGCTCCCTCTTTCTGTTTAACAGATTTTGTTTGGCCTACGTATT contains:
- the topA gene encoding type I DNA topoisomerase; amino-acid sequence: MSDYLVIVESPAKAKTIERYLGKKYKVKASMGHVRDLPKSQMGVDTEDEFKPKYITIRGKGDVLKSLKTAAKKAKKVYLAADPDREGEAIAWHLAHSLGIDETSQCRVVFNEITKDAIKESFKHPRSINTDLVNAQQARRILDRLVGYNISPLLWKKVKKGLSAGRVQSVAVKMIMDREKEIESFTPEEYWSIETNFTKDKDTFEGSFYGVDKKKKELKTEDDVKKVLEQIEGKNFTVDKVNKRERKRNPAVPFTTSSIQQEAARKLNFRAKKTMMVAQQLYEGIDLGKKAGGITGLITYMRTDSTRISETAKSEAKEYIVEKHGKEYVGQTKSVKQKEGAQDAHEAIRPTSVTRDPKSLKAILSRDQFKLYKLIWERFVSSQMAPAVMDTMTVHLLNNGVEFRATGSKIKFKGFMSVYIEGTDDNKKEENKYLPDLKEGMEVTANDIDPNQHFTQPPPRFTEARLVRAMEEQGIGRPSTFAPTLDTIQRRGYVSIDNKRFIPTELGSIVIELLQEFFPEIIDVDFTVKMEGDLDSIEDGKNNWVSILDGFYVDFNKRLEVAEKEMEKIEIKDEPAGIDCENCGHEMVYKMGRYGKFLACSNFPECRNTKPILKEIGVKCPKCKEGNVVERKSKKKRTFYGCDRFPECDFVSWDKPISRPCPKCESLLVEKKSKKETQIQCTNCDYKEKTQN